From the genome of Anticarsia gemmatalis isolate Benzon Research Colony breed Stoneville strain chromosome 13, ilAntGemm2 primary, whole genome shotgun sequence, one region includes:
- the LOC142977937 gene encoding uncharacterized protein LOC142977937 produces MGDRDDFEDSQFPDNNEYVPYVTGSNLSQKSNGAKVTLWGKVTKEANEGFYIKTLDGKEVLIKLKKPLSESTLGGWFEIHGQSQGNSVLCEDYVPFSEEMTKNIDTVGHETLAKFLVALDDPWNLGDAMED; encoded by the coding sequence ATGGGAGATCGCGACGATTTTGAAGACAGCCAGTTCCCAGACAACAACGAATATGTCCCGTACGTTACCGGTAGTAACCTGTCTCAAAAAAGTAATGGCGCGAAAGTGACATTATGGGGCAAAGTAACCAAAGAAGCCAATGAGGGATTTTACATTAAAACTCTTGACGGCAAGGAGGTACTTATAAAGTTAAAGAAACCTTTGAGCGAATCAACATTAGGAGGATGGTTTGAGATTCATGGTCAGTCGCAGGGTAACAGTGTATTATGCGAGGATTATGTTCCATTCAGTGAAGAAATGACGAAGAATATTGATACGGTAGGACATGAAACGCTAGCGAAGTTTCTTGTTGCCCTCGATGACCCATGGAACTTGGGAGATGCCATGGAGGACTAG
- the LOC142977786 gene encoding uncharacterized protein LOC142977786, which translates to MIYMRSDMLPRGIVVPPAVTMSLTTYYMFMLCFFVLECYALNCKSDGGPKEAELKNIYKKCLKMQDGKNSSKSNSEQDWKEPHGQILKSNWDRGRMGNKENRNTRRDDRMSERSKSDRDDMMGRADDRMGNSDRMGNDRMGSSSDRMGNRNRMGGGNDRNMGGERDDRYGRDDYFNGREDFPQSGEYGNSPRRYKRERRPENSGQRSQYNPNTHKITGYEDNFKSDEKNSSENNSSKETDNKACALHCFMENLEMTGEDGMPDRYLVTHAITKDVKNEDLRDFLQESIEECFQILDNENTEDKCEFSKNLLMCLSEKGRANCDDWKDDLKF; encoded by the exons ATGATATATATGCGCAGTGACATGCTACCACGCGGTATTGTCGTTCCACCAGCGGTCACAATGAGCCTCACCACGTACTACATGTTCATGCTCTGCTTTTTTGTCTTGGAGTGCTAT GCATTGAACTGTAAATCAGATGGGGGCCCCAAAGAAGCAGAActgaagaatatttacaagaaatgtttaaaaatgcaAGATGGCAAGAATTCTAGCAAGTCAAACTCGGAACAAGACTGGAAGGAGCCTCATGGACAAATTCTTAAAAGCAACTGGGACCGAGGTCGGATGGGGAATAAAGAAAATAGGAATACCCGCAGAGATGATAGAATGAGTGAAAGAAGCAAAAGTGATAGAGACGACATGATGGGGAGGGCTGATGATCGCATGGGTAATAGTGATCGTATGGGTAATGATAGAATGGGTAGCAGTAGTGACAGGATGGGTAACAGGAACAGAATGGGGGGTGGAAATGATAGGAACATGGGAGGTGAAAGAGACGATAGGTACGGAAGAGACGACTATTTTAATGGTCGAGAAGATTTTCCTCAAAGTGGCGAGTATGGAAAC TCACCCAGAAGGTACAAGCGGGAGCGACGTCCAGAGAACTCAGGACAACGAAGTCAGTACAACCCGAACACTCACAAGATCACCGGCTACGAAGACAACTTCAAGAGTGATGAGAAGAACTCCAGTGAGAACAATTCTAGCAAAGAAACGGATAACAAAGCTTGtgctttacattgttttatgGAAAACTTGGAGATG ACTGGGGAAGATGGCATGCCGGACAGATATCTGGTGACTCATGCCATCACGAAGGACGTGAAGAACGAAGATCTGAGGGATTTCCTGCAGGAGTCTATCGAAGAATGCTTCCAGATTCTTGATAATG AAAACACAGAAGATAAATGTGAATTCTCTAAAAACTTGCTGATGTGCTTGTCTGAAAAGGGCAGAGCTAACTGCGACGACTGGAAAGACGACTtgaagttttaa
- the LOC142977728 gene encoding dynein regulatory complex subunit 2-like: MTKKGKVNKLARMSDEERARYLQHRADIEEEARRRKQELIARFIKNKLDKEEAYSRLNTAKINQEWRFILRKIKCKQMAVDIQNMLTSFNFLVERKNRLITSLMMSTEDSDEQHRRAFQAHTENVSYFLNIGSQRLDKLQEEYDHQKNTLLENWDKEEMELVDGQDRAEFKLKLITYIQDRDFQNDKKEKEIARATAMNDARLEHEEEMRSFCRPKQLEVEMYWSKLREVYNTYLEEHNPIMNHYQSLREKDNFYQKEIARNDLQIQIATENLQNLQHEWQKTTSITADKLKRMAQRKEELSRKYLQLKKDAKAERIKSSQQLAVMVNASQDAIQRLQAVKDKLNKVLQMAEICSKYEHEGDQLLKNISIEMDPLDFDNLDKDMINECKEYSKMDKFLLKVNRAKVQTMCLKTEKAKLVRENVQLKHYIKRYLTDLALRGKDRPLSMRIRSEVQKIDSKILNRPVTCIEGALSNAVQHEKRIKGFEQRQKSLEIKAYPRMQCWMQSA; this comes from the exons ATGACGAAGAAAGGTAAAGTAAACAAACTAGCTCGTATGTCTGATGAAGAACGCGCGAGGTACTTGCAACACCGCGCAGACATCGAGGAGGAGGCTCGCAGACGGAAGCAGGAACTCATTGCCAGGTTCATTAAG AACAAACTCGACAAGGAAGAGGCATACAGTCGTTTGAATACCGCTAAAATAAATCAAGAATGGAGGTTTATACTGCGCAAGATAAAATGCAAGCAAATGGCCGTGGACATTCAG AACATGTTGACAAGCTTCAACTTCCTGGTGGAGCGCAAGAACCGTCTCATTACATCGCTGATGATGTCCACGGAAGACTCCGATGAACAGCATCGACGAGCCTTCCAAGCTCATACGGAGAATGTCAGCTATTTCTTGA ATATAGGATCGCAACGTCTTGACAAGCTACAAGAAGAATACGATCATCAGAAGAACACTCTTCTAGAAAATTGGGACAAAGAAGAGATGGAACTAGTCGATGGTCAGGACCGAGCAGAGTTTAAACTGAAACTCATCACTTACATCCAAGATAGAGACTTTCAAAATGATAAGAAGGAAAAAGAAATTGCAAGAGCGACGGCCATGAATGATGCTAGACTTGAG CACGAAGAAGAAATGCGCAGTTTCTGTCGCCCGAAGCAGCTGGAGGTGGAAATGTACTGGAGCAAGTTACGTGAGGTTTACAACACATACTTGGAGGAGCACAACCCTATCATGAACCACTATCAAAGCTTACGAGAGAAAGACAACTTCTACCAGAAAGAAATAGCAAGGAACGACCTGCAGATTCAAATAGCTACG GAAAACCTTCAAAACTTGCAACATGAATGGCAGAAAACGACCAGTATCACTGCAGACAAGTTGAAACGAATGGCGCAGCGGAAGGAGGAACTGTCTAGAAAATACCTTCAGTTGAAGAAAGACGCCAAAGCTGAGCGAATAAAGAGCAGCCAACAACTTGCCGTCATGGTTAATGCTAGCCAAGATGCTATACAG CGTCTTCAAGCAGTAaaagacaaattaaataaagttttgcaAATGGCGGAAATATGCAGCAAGTACGAACATGAAGGTGACCAGCTACTCAAAAATATCAGTATTGAAATGGATCCTTTAGATTTTGATAACCTGGATAAAGATATGATC AACGAATGCAAAGAGTATAGCAAGATGGACAAATTTCTCCTAAAAGTGAACAGAGCTAAGGTTCAGACGATGTGCCTAAAGACCGAGAAGGCAAAGTTGGTGAGAGAGAACGTGCAACTGAAACATTACATCAAGCGGTATTTGACCGACCTGGCGCTGCGAGGGAAGGACCGCCCTCTAAGCATGAGAATACGCTCTGAAGTGCAGAAGATTGACTCTAAGATTCT GAACCGTCCAGTGACGTGCATAGAAGGAGCACTTTCCAATGCTGTACAGCATGAGAAACGCATCAAAGGTTTCGAGCAACGCCAAAAGAGCCTGGAAATTAAGGCCTACCCTCGCATGCAGTGTTGGATGCAATCAGCATAA